From a region of the Aeoliella mucimassa genome:
- a CDS encoding IS630 family transposase, translating into MPKLNDEFCERMEDVLEQYEKPLDPNEPVVCLDEQPYQRVDDARPPEPAAPGKIAKQDYEYRRCGTCSVFVAVEPKAGKRFVQAKRHRKRADFARFVRDLLKRYPDAERVHLVMDNLNTHNEKSLIETFGEEAARPMLERIVWHFTPKHASWLNMAEIEISAIQRQCLGRRLASLDKVQSELSHCSRDRNRKKIKINWTFHRKDAKRVFPELYRK; encoded by the coding sequence GTGCCCAAGCTGAACGACGAGTTCTGTGAGCGGATGGAGGACGTCCTCGAGCAGTACGAGAAGCCGCTCGACCCGAACGAGCCGGTCGTCTGCCTCGACGAGCAGCCCTATCAGAGGGTCGACGACGCGCGGCCGCCCGAGCCCGCGGCACCCGGCAAGATCGCGAAGCAGGACTACGAGTACCGCCGCTGCGGAACCTGCAGCGTGTTCGTGGCGGTCGAGCCGAAGGCGGGCAAGCGATTCGTTCAGGCCAAGCGTCACCGCAAGCGAGCCGACTTCGCCCGGTTCGTCCGCGACCTCTTGAAGCGCTATCCCGACGCAGAGCGGGTTCATCTGGTGATGGACAACCTCAACACGCACAACGAGAAGTCGTTGATCGAAACCTTTGGCGAGGAGGCGGCTCGGCCAATGCTGGAGCGGATTGTGTGGCATTTTACCCCCAAGCATGCCAGTTGGCTCAACATGGCCGAGATCGAAATCTCGGCCATACAGCGACAATGCCTGGGACGTCGGTTGGCTTCGCTCGACAAGGTTCAAAGCGAACTCTCCCACTGTTCACGCGACCGCAATCGGAAGAAAATCAAAATCAATTGGACCTTCCATCGAAAAGACGCCAAACGCGTCTTCCCTGAACTCTATAGGAAATGA
- a CDS encoding helix-turn-helix domain-containing protein: MKKHIVCLDHQARGGLEQLARSGARAAQVVRRCQILLKSDSGCTDEEIAEHVGCTTRNVRAVRKRFCEEGVQRAVYDAPRSGRPPEFTKRQQQQVIALACSEPPEGRARWTLELLCEHAVKEGFVDSLSVTEVSLWLKEHDLKPWRKKLGACPS, translated from the coding sequence ATGAAAAAGCACATTGTTTGCCTGGACCACCAGGCCCGTGGAGGTTTGGAGCAGCTAGCACGCTCAGGCGCCCGCGCGGCGCAAGTGGTGCGTCGCTGCCAGATATTATTGAAATCGGACTCGGGATGCACCGACGAAGAGATCGCCGAGCATGTGGGCTGCACGACGCGCAACGTCCGAGCCGTCCGAAAGCGGTTCTGCGAAGAGGGCGTCCAGCGGGCGGTGTACGATGCGCCTCGCTCGGGCCGCCCCCCAGAGTTCACCAAGCGGCAGCAGCAACAGGTAATCGCCCTGGCGTGCAGCGAGCCGCCCGAGGGACGGGCTCGCTGGACGCTGGAATTGTTGTGCGAGCACGCGGTGAAGGAAGGCTTCGTCGATTCGCTCAGCGTGACGGAGGTCTCGCTGTGGCTCAAGGAACACGACCTGAAGCCGTGGCGAAAAAAACTTGGTGCGTGCCCAAGCTGA
- a CDS encoding caspase family protein, which translates to MAPAAVRKSWAIANTLKYISESATEEDELFLYIASHGVEISSVPYLLTADTRMNVVKETAIDTNEVNDILKASSARCVVRFFDACRSPFGIARTPAGRMSSVFEHALFATATGWATVSSCSTGEYSYESGDFEQGVFSYYLCEGICGRAANSKGLVRLS; encoded by the coding sequence ATAGCCCCCGCCGCTGTCCGAAAGTCTTGGGCTATCGCAAACACACTTAAGTACATATCAGAGTCAGCAACGGAAGAAGATGAACTCTTCTTGTATATAGCGTCTCATGGCGTTGAGATTTCATCGGTGCCGTACTTACTCACGGCAGACACTCGCATGAATGTAGTCAAGGAAACCGCCATTGACACCAACGAAGTAAATGACATCTTAAAGGCTTCATCGGCGAGATGTGTTGTGCGTTTCTTTGATGCTTGTCGCTCCCCATTTGGTATAGCCCGCACTCCCGCTGGCCGAATGAGTTCAGTCTTTGAACATGCCCTCTTTGCGACCGCAACTGGTTGGGCAACCGTCAGCTCTTGCTCGACTGGTGAATACTCGTATGAAAGTGGTGACTTTGAGCAAGGAGTATTTTCCTATTACTTATGCGAAGGCATTTGTGGCAGAGCAGCAAACTCAAAAGGACTAGTACGTCTTTCCTGA
- a CDS encoding IS3 family transposase, whose amino-acid sequence MKYAWISEHRDSFPVALMCQLLQVSRSGYYDSVDRPRSKRAKRTAKIHDSVRQVFEASDTIYGPQKIAHELQQHEELETACRNTVASAMKEMGLKSRVRKRFTPTTTKADPSKQQAPNVLDRDFDAERPNQKWVTDITYLPTLAGWVYVAVVVDLFSRKVVGWSMSHSLATPLVSDALRQAIESRQPRTGELLHHSDRGCQYTSESYQRTLQTLGIECSMSRRGNCYDNAVAERFFWSLKHEWTKHYEYADLESARLSVFKYIDVFYNRQRLHQSLGYKTPEAFEAEYAPAVAA is encoded by the coding sequence ATGAAGTACGCCTGGATTAGCGAGCATCGCGACTCCTTTCCGGTGGCCCTGATGTGCCAGCTCCTTCAGGTCAGTCGATCGGGCTACTACGACTCGGTCGACCGTCCGCGAAGTAAGCGAGCGAAACGAACAGCAAAGATTCACGATTCGGTCCGGCAGGTCTTCGAGGCAAGCGACACGATCTATGGTCCCCAGAAGATCGCTCACGAACTCCAGCAACACGAGGAGTTGGAGACGGCCTGTCGTAACACGGTGGCTTCTGCGATGAAAGAAATGGGCCTGAAAAGCCGAGTCCGTAAGCGGTTCACGCCGACGACGACCAAGGCGGATCCGTCCAAACAGCAAGCGCCGAACGTCTTGGATCGGGACTTCGATGCGGAGCGTCCGAACCAGAAATGGGTGACCGACATCACGTACTTGCCGACGCTGGCTGGTTGGGTGTACGTGGCGGTCGTCGTTGATCTGTTTAGCCGCAAGGTGGTAGGTTGGTCGATGAGTCATTCGCTGGCCACCCCGCTGGTGAGCGATGCGTTACGTCAAGCCATCGAGTCACGACAACCACGTACTGGCGAACTGCTGCATCACAGTGATCGCGGTTGTCAGTACACGAGTGAGAGCTATCAACGGACCTTGCAGACACTTGGCATCGAGTGTTCGATGAGCCGCCGGGGCAACTGCTACGACAACGCGGTTGCCGAGAGGTTCTTCTGGAGTCTGAAACATGAGTGGACGAAGCACTATGAGTACGCCGACCTTGAGTCAGCACGCCTGAGCGTGTTCAAGTACATTGACGTGTTCTATAATCGCCAGCGACTCCACCAGTCGCTCGGTTATAAAACCCCCGAAGCATTCGAAGCCGAATACGCCCCGGCCGTAGCGGCGTAA
- a CDS encoding transposase, translated as MDEQAKRQRPTYSDEFKRDAVRLVVEEGYSFKAACEAVGVCDATLRAWHAKLAPPPEPCGDDATVEEMRAEIARLRKQLKRTELEREILKKATAYFAKEST; from the coding sequence ATGGACGAGCAAGCGAAGCGGCAGCGGCCGACGTATAGCGATGAGTTCAAGCGAGACGCGGTGCGACTGGTAGTTGAGGAAGGTTATTCGTTCAAGGCAGCCTGCGAGGCGGTGGGGGTATGCGATGCCACGCTGCGGGCCTGGCACGCCAAATTGGCTCCCCCGCCGGAGCCGTGCGGTGACGACGCCACGGTCGAGGAGATGCGAGCCGAGATCGCTCGGCTCCGCAAACAACTCAAGCGGACCGAACTGGAACGAGAAATCCTAAAAAAAGCCACGGCGTACTTTGCGAAGGAGTCGACATGA
- a CDS encoding alpha-amylase family glycosyl hydrolase: MTCSDIWYHLYPLGFLAAEERNPAPGAAEGPTEHRLARLNDWLDYWTDLGVTGLLLGPVFESETHGYDIVDPFRIDRRLGDEGDLVRLIDACHERGIKVALDMVFNHVGRAHPHFVDVLTHGRESSRSGWFRIDFDQPGYDGFSYATFEGHGGLVELNHANPEVLDWAVDVARHWLDRGVDAFRLDAAYAIPADFLRAFGERVRQAKADVLLVGEMIHGDYRSMIDASQLNSLTQYELWKALWSSLNDRNFFELAHALTRHAEFCQSFQPWTFVGNHDTTRIASKLTDRRHLPHALAVLMTMPGMPALYAGDEQGAEGVKYDREGGDAEIRRPLPHAPGDAELESSPIWQLHRELIAIRRARPWLATAEVNVTNLSNLAVTIELRGDGQMLVVVLNTDDQPTACQVPPGLRPLAGDLVHQPEATELPGHGWGVWGTE, translated from the coding sequence ATGACTTGTAGCGACATCTGGTACCACCTTTATCCGCTTGGTTTCCTGGCCGCTGAGGAGCGGAATCCAGCGCCGGGAGCGGCCGAGGGGCCCACCGAGCACCGCCTGGCGAGGTTGAACGACTGGCTCGACTACTGGACCGATCTCGGCGTGACCGGGCTGTTGCTCGGGCCGGTGTTCGAGTCCGAGACGCATGGCTACGACATCGTCGATCCGTTTCGCATCGACCGTCGGCTCGGCGACGAGGGAGATCTGGTGCGGCTGATCGATGCGTGCCACGAGCGGGGTATCAAGGTCGCGCTCGACATGGTGTTCAATCACGTCGGCCGCGCCCATCCTCACTTTGTCGACGTGCTGACGCATGGTCGCGAGTCGTCGCGGAGCGGTTGGTTTCGTATCGACTTCGACCAGCCCGGCTACGATGGGTTCAGCTACGCGACCTTCGAGGGGCATGGCGGGCTGGTGGAATTGAATCACGCGAACCCCGAAGTGCTCGACTGGGCGGTCGACGTCGCGCGGCATTGGCTCGACCGCGGGGTCGATGCGTTTCGACTCGACGCGGCGTATGCGATTCCTGCGGACTTCCTGCGGGCGTTCGGCGAACGGGTGCGGCAAGCCAAGGCCGACGTGCTATTGGTCGGCGAAATGATTCATGGCGACTACCGCTCGATGATCGACGCGTCGCAACTCAACAGCCTGACGCAATACGAACTGTGGAAGGCGTTGTGGAGTTCGCTGAACGATCGCAACTTCTTCGAGCTGGCCCACGCCCTCACGCGCCACGCGGAGTTTTGCCAGAGCTTCCAGCCATGGACGTTCGTCGGCAACCACGACACCACGCGGATTGCAAGCAAGCTGACCGACCGCCGACACCTGCCGCACGCCCTGGCGGTGTTGATGACCATGCCCGGCATGCCGGCCCTGTACGCAGGCGACGAGCAGGGTGCCGAGGGCGTGAAGTACGACCGCGAAGGGGGCGATGCCGAAATCCGGCGGCCGCTGCCGCACGCGCCCGGGGATGCGGAGCTCGAGAGCTCGCCGATCTGGCAACTGCACCGTGAGCTGATCGCGATCCGCCGCGCAAGGCCCTGGCTGGCGACCGCGGAAGTGAACGTGACGAACCTCAGCAACCTGGCGGTCACCATCGAACTGCGCGGCGACGGCCAAATGCTCGTCGTCGTGCTAAACACCGACGACCAACCCACCGCCTGCCAAGTACCACCAGGCCTACGCCCCCTAGCCGGCGACCTGGTGCATCAGCCAGAGGCCACGGAGCTGCCGGGGCATGGATGGGGTGTTTGGGGGACGGAGTGA
- a CDS encoding zinc-ribbon domain containing protein, whose product MRGNPYISRKKEREALSSYWRYSYLKTDVTDILEADISKQNRSWGARGYYIATLHVCRQCGKDFRFTAQEQKLWFEEYGFFIDAYPGCCLECRREKRKQKAIKHRYDAYQTEEDGKLSIDQCKELADLIMELFGPDLDEKKRNRYNHMMNRISREERE is encoded by the coding sequence ATGCGAGGCAATCCGTACATTTCTCGTAAGAAGGAACGGGAGGCATTAAGTAGTTATTGGCGTTACAGCTACCTGAAGACGGACGTGACCGATATTCTTGAGGCCGACATCAGCAAGCAGAATCGCAGTTGGGGGGCCAGGGGCTACTACATTGCCACGCTACATGTGTGTCGCCAGTGCGGAAAAGACTTTCGCTTTACTGCCCAAGAGCAAAAGCTGTGGTTTGAAGAGTACGGGTTTTTCATCGACGCGTATCCCGGCTGCTGCCTGGAATGTCGCCGAGAGAAACGTAAGCAAAAAGCAATCAAGCATCGCTACGATGCCTATCAAACCGAAGAGGACGGCAAACTGAGCATCGACCAGTGTAAAGAGCTAGCCGACCTGATCATGGAACTCTTCGGCCCCGATTTGGACGAGAAAAAGCGAAACCGCTACAACCACATGATGAACCGCATCAGCCGGGAAGAGCGGGAGTAG
- a CDS encoding DUF4013 domain-containing protein, with translation MPPTQDIDLSTPLGWKQAFWFPVQNRLARREVLIGGLLLLIPIVGWILNMGHRIEMTHRMQHGQPAWPAWTNYRQLWKDGCPTLLGMIEYHAPAVVVGFAGWYFQLVALQCLASVLWIVATMAVPGYMTHYCYARDPQEIFNPLRAMRRVWQAGPGYWHAWAIALAALALSFLGLLGLGIGFLWTSVWFWQVAGFSFATQFTEVFDLRGEEQMA, from the coding sequence ATGCCCCCCACGCAAGACATCGATCTATCGACCCCGCTTGGTTGGAAACAAGCGTTTTGGTTTCCGGTGCAGAATCGGCTCGCCCGCCGCGAGGTGTTGATCGGTGGACTGCTGCTGTTGATCCCCATCGTCGGTTGGATTTTGAACATGGGGCATCGCATCGAGATGACGCATCGCATGCAGCACGGGCAGCCCGCCTGGCCGGCCTGGACCAACTATCGCCAGTTGTGGAAAGATGGCTGCCCCACGCTGCTCGGCATGATCGAGTACCACGCGCCGGCCGTGGTGGTTGGATTTGCCGGATGGTACTTTCAGCTCGTCGCGTTGCAGTGCCTGGCCAGCGTGCTGTGGATCGTCGCCACGATGGCGGTGCCGGGCTACATGACGCACTACTGCTACGCCCGCGACCCGCAAGAGATCTTCAACCCACTCCGGGCGATGCGTCGCGTCTGGCAAGCCGGCCCCGGCTACTGGCACGCCTGGGCAATCGCACTAGCCGCACTCGCGCTATCGTTCCTAGGACTACTCGGCCTGGGCATTGGGTTTTTATGGACAAGCGTCTGGTTCTGGCAAGTCGCAGGGTTCTCGTTCGCCACGCAGTTTACCGAGGTGTTTGATTTGCGGGGGGAGGAGCAAATGGCTTGA
- a CDS encoding tetratricopeptide repeat protein produces MGGTEKRTIRVFIASPGDLVEERRAFRDAITQLNLGFGDGANVEFVPLGWEDVLASTGRRSQGVINREIDTCDVFILAMHRRWGQEAPDAKPYSSYTEEEFHRALERWKKCGTPEIFVFFKRVDAESEADPGVQLRKVIDFRKHLEQTKLVLYHSFDSVESFLNEVDCHLRAYAKGELPKACEQMDTVVLPLKALEEVEKAKQVALEKTEEARVAHNAAEEARSKLEAMQLQIAEDAAKLSKEGKVEHAREKFAQLVTVTGNARILMLGFEFFSRTGDLDSARFVMQRWIGMYGSESKSKETAAAYGNLGILYRQRGELDKAEEMYQQCLAIEKSQDNKWGMAIVFGNLGKLYHMRGDYKLAEQMHQSSISLSKEVGNIECMASQFANLGVLYQFLGNLGRAEKMYCKALEIEQLLDRKEGVAICCNRLGSLNIVKGNLDAAEELHLKELAINKALGMKRRIASAYNNLGLVYQKRRLFDQAERMYKEAIAICEKVSDKECLANAYGNLGVVFLNLNELDRSEEMQRKSLSVCEEMGSLAGVANAFGNLGIVFQVRGNCEQARLMHLKALSIHESLGHKENIANDLANLGRLHIINGETIQAKEMLQKALELFRECQSPNAGLVARQLNELGD; encoded by the coding sequence ATGGGCGGAACCGAGAAGCGAACGATCCGGGTGTTCATTGCTTCACCAGGTGATCTAGTTGAGGAGCGTCGGGCATTCAGGGATGCCATTACGCAACTCAATCTCGGGTTCGGCGACGGTGCAAATGTAGAGTTTGTCCCATTGGGTTGGGAGGATGTGCTAGCCTCCACTGGGCGAAGAAGCCAGGGTGTTATCAATCGCGAGATCGACACGTGCGATGTGTTCATTTTGGCAATGCATCGACGCTGGGGACAAGAAGCTCCCGACGCAAAGCCTTACTCATCTTACACTGAAGAAGAATTTCACCGCGCACTGGAGCGTTGGAAGAAGTGTGGCACGCCTGAGATATTTGTGTTCTTTAAGCGAGTCGATGCTGAATCTGAAGCAGACCCGGGAGTTCAGTTACGCAAGGTAATAGACTTCAGAAAGCACCTGGAGCAAACCAAACTAGTCTTGTACCACTCCTTTGATTCAGTAGAGAGTTTTTTAAATGAAGTAGACTGTCATCTTAGAGCCTATGCTAAAGGTGAGCTACCAAAAGCATGTGAGCAAATGGACACAGTGGTGCTTCCGCTAAAAGCACTTGAAGAAGTGGAAAAGGCTAAACAGGTCGCATTGGAGAAGACAGAGGAAGCAAGAGTGGCACACAATGCCGCTGAGGAGGCACGCAGCAAACTGGAAGCTATGCAACTGCAGATTGCTGAAGATGCTGCAAAACTATCCAAGGAGGGAAAGGTCGAACATGCCAGAGAGAAGTTTGCACAGCTTGTGACGGTGACGGGAAATGCTCGCATTTTAATGCTCGGATTTGAGTTCTTTAGCCGTACGGGTGATCTCGATTCTGCCAGGTTCGTCATGCAGAGATGGATAGGAATGTACGGATCTGAGAGTAAGAGCAAGGAGACAGCAGCAGCTTATGGCAATCTTGGAATATTGTACCGACAGCGAGGTGAGCTTGATAAAGCCGAAGAGATGTACCAGCAGTGCCTGGCTATTGAGAAATCGCAAGATAATAAATGGGGAATGGCAATCGTTTTTGGCAATCTCGGAAAACTCTACCATATGCGCGGCGATTACAAACTCGCGGAACAGATGCATCAGAGTTCAATATCCCTGAGTAAGGAAGTGGGGAATATCGAATGTATGGCGAGTCAGTTTGCCAATCTAGGAGTCTTGTATCAATTCTTGGGAAACCTTGGTCGTGCCGAAAAAATGTATTGCAAGGCGCTAGAAATTGAACAATTGCTAGACCGAAAAGAAGGCGTGGCAATTTGCTGCAACCGTCTTGGTTCTCTGAACATTGTCAAAGGGAATCTTGATGCTGCGGAGGAATTGCATTTAAAGGAACTTGCAATCAACAAAGCACTAGGCATGAAAAGAAGAATCGCTAGTGCTTATAACAATCTAGGGCTAGTTTACCAGAAACGAAGACTATTCGATCAAGCTGAGCGCATGTATAAAGAGGCAATTGCAATTTGCGAGAAAGTGAGTGATAAAGAATGTCTCGCAAATGCTTATGGTAATCTCGGAGTTGTATTTCTCAACCTAAATGAGCTAGATAGGTCAGAGGAAATGCAACGGAAGTCCTTGTCGGTTTGCGAAGAAATGGGGAGTCTCGCAGGCGTTGCAAATGCGTTCGGAAACTTGGGGATAGTATTTCAGGTACGCGGCAACTGTGAGCAAGCAAGGTTGATGCACCTGAAGGCTTTGTCAATACATGAGTCATTGGGTCATAAGGAAAACATTGCCAATGACCTCGCAAACCTTGGAAGATTACACATTATCAACGGTGAAACTATTCAAGCGAAAGAAATGTTGCAAAAGGCTCTTGAACTATTTCGAGAATGTCAATCACCAAACGCAGGACTGGTTGCTAGACAATTGAATGAGCTTGGAGATTAA
- a CDS encoding bifunctional YncE family protein/alkaline phosphatase family protein — MSSIRRVSTLFWLHTSFALLCAGLLCQASVAAEPPADETVGPKPEGRTVTPVNQVLTPLGQQLDLPGLRPQALALSPNGGILVTAGKTNQLIVVDPTDLTIRDRVALPGAIPENRSQPETKQAVVPTDTRGQLSYTGLLFNSAGDRLYMSDVNGSIKVFSIYADDKVAPAMAWKLPAANAPRRSAEIPSGLALSADGKRLYVCGNLSNQLLELDTETGDVLRTFAVGVAPFDVVLVNNKAYVSNWGGRRPAEGDLTGPAGRGTVVRVDPVKHIASEGSVSVIDLKSGQAVAEVLTGLHASGLATSPKHPYLVCCNAASDHLSVIDTRTNAKVATVWAKPNAADLLGAAPNAAAFDPSGKRLYVANGSQNAIAVFDFEDDEPEETKLLGMIPVGWYPGAVVVDSTRNKIVAANIKGLPKQPKPYSGGAEPDAEGYNTHHYFGSLTQFDIPADEQLPALSERVSRNLRAPRIANALLPPRADQPARAIPERIGEPSLIKHVVYIIKENRTYDQVMGSVARGNGDPSLCIFGPEITPNHHKLADEFVLLDNTYCCGILSADGHQWSTTAYSTDYMEKSFAGFPRSYPDGMGVDENDALAYAPSGFLWDNAIARKVSIRNYGEFMGPSVHYRDQPNGGTPNFMACYLAWKNNTDNVVFRSWPSVESLRPISPLDYVGWEMSVPDQYRADFVLRELAEFEKKGEYPQLVIICLPNDHTSGTSPGCPTPAACMADNDLAFGRIVEGLSHSKFWNDMAVFAIEDDPQAGWDHVSGYRTIAYCASPYAKRGAHVSTQYNTTCVIRTIEQILGLPPMNQFDASATPMFDCFVDEPNTKPYTAEPALVPLDQMNPDPKAINDPVLKEDALVSASLNFREVDRAPEDVLNQILWRAMRGTSDPYPTWAVGEDVEDDDD, encoded by the coding sequence ATGTCATCGATTCGTCGCGTATCAACTCTCTTCTGGCTACACACAAGTTTCGCGTTGTTGTGTGCCGGGTTGCTTTGCCAGGCTTCTGTAGCGGCCGAACCACCTGCGGACGAAACCGTGGGGCCGAAGCCTGAGGGGCGGACCGTCACCCCGGTGAACCAGGTGCTCACTCCCCTTGGCCAGCAACTCGACCTGCCCGGACTGCGCCCGCAAGCGTTGGCCCTGTCGCCGAACGGTGGCATTCTGGTCACTGCCGGCAAGACGAATCAGTTGATCGTGGTCGATCCTACCGATCTGACGATTCGCGACCGTGTCGCGTTGCCAGGCGCGATTCCCGAGAATCGCTCGCAGCCCGAAACCAAGCAAGCAGTGGTGCCGACCGACACCCGCGGGCAGCTCAGCTACACGGGGCTACTCTTCAACTCGGCCGGCGATCGGCTTTACATGAGCGACGTGAATGGATCGATCAAAGTATTCAGCATTTATGCCGACGACAAAGTCGCCCCGGCGATGGCCTGGAAGCTTCCGGCCGCCAACGCCCCGCGACGCAGTGCCGAAATCCCCAGCGGTCTCGCGCTCTCGGCCGATGGCAAGCGACTCTACGTGTGCGGCAACCTTTCGAATCAACTGCTGGAACTCGATACCGAAACCGGCGACGTGCTTCGCACCTTTGCGGTCGGCGTTGCTCCGTTCGATGTGGTGCTGGTCAATAACAAAGCATACGTGAGCAACTGGGGAGGTCGCCGCCCTGCGGAGGGCGATCTCACCGGACCTGCAGGTCGCGGGACCGTCGTGCGTGTCGATCCCGTCAAGCACATCGCCAGCGAAGGCTCAGTGAGTGTCATCGACCTCAAGAGCGGCCAAGCGGTTGCCGAGGTGCTGACTGGGTTGCACGCCAGCGGACTGGCCACTTCGCCCAAGCATCCCTACTTGGTCTGCTGCAACGCTGCGAGCGATCACCTGAGTGTGATCGACACCCGCACGAACGCGAAGGTCGCGACCGTGTGGGCCAAGCCGAACGCGGCCGACCTGCTCGGCGCGGCCCCCAACGCGGCTGCGTTCGATCCCTCTGGCAAACGATTGTACGTGGCCAACGGTTCGCAGAACGCGATCGCGGTGTTCGACTTCGAAGACGACGAACCAGAGGAGACCAAGCTGCTCGGGATGATTCCCGTCGGCTGGTATCCCGGCGCGGTGGTGGTCGACTCCACCCGCAACAAGATCGTCGCGGCCAACATCAAAGGCTTGCCGAAGCAACCCAAGCCGTACAGCGGGGGTGCCGAACCCGATGCCGAGGGTTACAACACCCACCATTACTTTGGCTCACTCACCCAGTTCGACATCCCGGCCGACGAGCAGCTTCCCGCACTCAGCGAGCGGGTCTCACGCAACTTGCGGGCACCGCGGATCGCAAATGCACTGCTGCCGCCCCGGGCCGACCAACCCGCCCGCGCGATTCCCGAGCGGATCGGCGAGCCGAGCCTCATCAAGCACGTGGTCTACATCATCAAGGAGAATCGCACCTACGATCAGGTGATGGGCTCCGTGGCCCGCGGCAATGGCGATCCGTCGCTCTGCATCTTTGGGCCCGAGATCACGCCGAACCATCACAAGCTTGCCGACGAGTTTGTGCTGCTCGATAACACCTACTGCTGCGGCATCCTGAGTGCCGACGGGCATCAATGGAGCACCACGGCATACTCGACCGACTACATGGAGAAGAGCTTCGCCGGCTTCCCGCGCAGCTATCCCGATGGCATGGGAGTCGACGAAAACGACGCGCTGGCCTACGCTCCCTCCGGCTTTCTGTGGGACAACGCGATCGCGCGCAAGGTTTCCATCCGCAACTACGGCGAGTTCATGGGCCCCTCGGTCCACTACCGCGACCAACCGAACGGCGGCACCCCCAACTTCATGGCGTGTTACCTGGCCTGGAAGAACAACACCGATAACGTGGTGTTCCGTAGCTGGCCAAGCGTGGAATCGCTGCGGCCGATTTCGCCGCTCGATTACGTGGGGTGGGAGATGTCGGTGCCCGACCAGTATCGCGCCGACTTTGTGCTTCGCGAGCTGGCCGAGTTCGAGAAGAAGGGAGAGTATCCGCAGCTGGTGATCATCTGCCTGCCGAACGATCACACGAGCGGGACCTCGCCCGGGTGCCCCACGCCGGCCGCGTGCATGGCCGACAACGATCTAGCGTTCGGGCGGATTGTCGAGGGGCTGAGTCACTCGAAGTTCTGGAACGACATGGCGGTGTTCGCCATCGAAGACGACCCGCAAGCAGGCTGGGACCACGTGAGCGGCTACCGCACCATCGCCTACTGTGCGAGCCCTTACGCCAAACGCGGGGCACACGTGAGCACGCAGTACAACACCACGTGCGTGATTCGCACCATCGAGCAGATCCTCGGCCTGCCGCCGATGAACCAGTTCGACGCCAGCGCGACGCCGATGTTCGATTGCTTTGTCGACGAGCCCAACACCAAGCCTTACACCGCCGAGCCGGCGCTGGTGCCACTCGATCAGATGAACCCCGACCCCAAAGCGATCAACGACCCCGTGCTAAAGGAAGATGCGTTGGTGTCGGCCTCGCTAAACTTCCGCGAAGTCGACCGCGCCCCGGAAGACGTGCTGAACCAAATCCTCTGGCGAGCCATGCGCGGCACCAGCGATCCCTACCCGACCTGGGCCGTGGGTGAGGATGTGGAGGACGACGACGATTGA
- a CDS encoding class I SAM-dependent methyltransferase, which translates to MSDVPSIHEFDLSIICEYFAEMPRQGPGSTEITNRALDFVEPLGPDAQVADLGCGTGGQTMTLAQRVPGKITGFDLFPKFIDLFNAQAKQLGLDDRVSGCVGSMDALPYSPGQLDLIWSEGSIYNIGFERGLREWREFLKPGGYVGVSEASWFTDTRPAEIEDFWMEAYTGINTVPVQLAQLQAAGYKAIACFAVPDSCWLDEFYAPHDKAAEVLLARHPENPAAKGFIENQRHERRLYNKYKEYYGYTFFIGQKR; encoded by the coding sequence ATGTCCGACGTTCCGTCGATCCATGAGTTCGATCTGAGTATCATCTGTGAGTACTTTGCCGAGATGCCTCGCCAGGGGCCGGGGAGCACGGAGATTACGAATCGGGCGTTGGATTTCGTCGAGCCGTTGGGGCCGGATGCTCAGGTGGCCGACCTTGGTTGCGGCACCGGTGGGCAGACCATGACCTTGGCCCAACGCGTGCCTGGCAAGATAACCGGATTCGATCTGTTTCCCAAGTTCATCGACCTGTTCAACGCCCAGGCCAAACAGCTGGGACTCGACGATCGCGTCTCTGGTTGCGTCGGCTCGATGGACGCCCTACCCTACTCGCCGGGACAGCTCGATCTGATTTGGTCGGAGGGATCCATTTACAACATTGGCTTCGAACGTGGACTGCGTGAATGGCGCGAGTTCCTCAAACCGGGCGGCTATGTCGGTGTGTCGGAAGCTTCGTGGTTTACCGACACTCGCCCGGCCGAGATCGAAGACTTTTGGATGGAAGCGTATACCGGCATCAACACGGTGCCGGTGCAGCTCGCCCAACTCCAAGCGGCCGGCTACAAGGCGATCGCCTGCTTCGCGGTGCCCGACTCGTGCTGGCTCGACGAATTCTATGCCCCGCACGACAAGGCCGCCGAGGTGCTGCTAGCCAGGCACCCCGAAAATCCAGCCGCGAAGGGCTTCATTGAAAACCAACGCCACGAGCGACGCCTGTACAACAAGTACAAGGAGTACTACGGCTACACGTTCTTTATTGGCCAGAAGCGATAG